A single region of the Leisingera thetidis genome encodes:
- a CDS encoding SspB family protein, which translates to MSREIDYGNLMHSAMRGLIRTVLQDISENGLPGNHHFFITFDTAHPDVELADWLSDRYPGEMTVVMQHWFDNLTVDEDGFAVTLNFGDSPEPLYIPYDAIRTFVDPSVEFGLRFESADEEAEDYDALPEDEGEPDSAEAPAEKKKDADVVSLDSFRK; encoded by the coding sequence ATGTCCCGTGAAATCGACTATGGCAACCTGATGCATTCTGCGATGCGCGGCCTGATCCGGACCGTGCTGCAGGATATTTCCGAAAACGGATTGCCAGGTAACCACCACTTTTTCATCACTTTCGATACTGCCCATCCCGATGTCGAACTGGCAGATTGGCTGTCCGACCGCTACCCGGGTGAAATGACTGTGGTCATGCAGCATTGGTTCGACAATCTGACCGTTGATGAGGACGGTTTCGCCGTCACCCTGAATTTCGGCGACTCGCCGGAGCCGCTTTATATCCCCTATGATGCGATCCGCACCTTTGTGGATCCGTCGGTGGAATTCGGGCTTCGGTTCGAGTCAGCCGATGAAGAGGCAGAAGATTACGATGCGTTGCCGGAGGACGAAGGTGAACCCGACAGCGCCGAAGCGCCCGCTGAAAAGAAGAAAGACGCGGATGTCGTATCGCTGGACAGCTTCCGCAAATAA
- the chrA gene encoding chromate efflux transporter: MSQPSWPEMFRVFGRIGVLSFGGPAAQIAVMHKELVEDRPWLSEESFLRGLSFCMLLPGPEAMQLATYTGWRMRGTPGGLLAGLLFVLPGAAVISLLAWLYAQYGTLPAVQSAFLGIKAAVVVIILQALRRLAGKALHDTLDWMLAGFGFAALFLFNLPFPVVVLAAAITGYMRKAAVSERPASAAPFRAAGTLQTIAVWGSLWLLPLIALSLSGAGFLADAGWFFSKLAVVTFGGAYAVLAYISQTVVSQFGWITAGQMIDALGLAETTPGPLILVTQFVAMLSGLLQDGLGLFLAAGAVALWATFMPCFLWIFAAAPYVERIAAHPRLGMALKAVTATVAGVILNLSVWFLIHVGFAETQVFEAGILHLPLPLWNSTNTTAVFLVLLAPLAAWMVRGNMLLLLAVMAAAGLAIAEFPFAIS; the protein is encoded by the coding sequence ATGAGCCAGCCTTCCTGGCCGGAGATGTTCCGTGTGTTCGGGCGCATCGGGGTGCTGAGCTTTGGCGGCCCCGCGGCGCAGATTGCCGTGATGCACAAGGAGCTGGTCGAGGACCGCCCCTGGCTGAGCGAGGAAAGCTTCCTGCGCGGCCTGTCCTTCTGCATGCTGCTGCCGGGACCGGAGGCGATGCAGCTGGCGACCTACACCGGCTGGCGGATGCGCGGCACTCCGGGCGGGCTGCTGGCGGGGCTGCTGTTTGTGCTGCCGGGCGCGGCGGTGATTTCGCTGCTGGCCTGGCTCTATGCGCAATACGGCACCCTGCCTGCGGTGCAATCCGCTTTTCTGGGCATCAAGGCCGCCGTTGTCGTCATCATCCTGCAGGCGCTGCGGCGGCTGGCGGGCAAAGCGCTGCATGACACGCTGGACTGGATGCTGGCCGGCTTCGGCTTTGCCGCGCTGTTCCTGTTCAATCTGCCTTTCCCGGTGGTTGTTCTGGCGGCGGCCATCACAGGATATATGCGCAAGGCGGCTGTTTCAGAACGGCCTGCCTCCGCAGCCCCCTTCCGAGCCGCCGGCACGCTGCAGACCATTGCGGTCTGGGGCAGCCTGTGGCTGCTGCCGCTGATTGCGCTCAGCCTGTCCGGCGCGGGTTTCCTGGCCGACGCGGGATGGTTCTTTTCCAAGCTGGCGGTGGTCACCTTTGGCGGCGCCTATGCAGTGCTGGCCTATATCAGCCAGACCGTGGTGAGCCAGTTCGGCTGGATCACCGCCGGGCAGATGATCGATGCGCTGGGGCTGGCGGAAACCACGCCCGGCCCGCTGATCCTGGTCACACAGTTTGTCGCCATGCTGTCGGGTCTTTTGCAGGACGGCTTGGGGCTGTTCCTGGCGGCGGGTGCGGTGGCGCTTTGGGCAACCTTCATGCCCTGTTTCCTATGGATCTTTGCCGCAGCCCCCTATGTCGAGCGCATTGCGGCGCACCCTCGGCTGGGCATGGCTCTGAAGGCCGTGACCGCAACCGTTGCCGGTGTTATTCTGAACCTGTCGGTCTGGTTCCTGATACATGTAGGGTTTGCCGAAACGCAGGTGTTTGAGGCAGGTATTCTGCACCTTCCCCTGCCCCTCTGGAACAGCACGAACACCACCGCAGTGTTTCTGGTTCTTCTGGCGCCGCTTGCGGCCTGGATGGTACGCGGCAATATGCTGCTGCTGCTGGCAGTGATGGCGGCCGCCGGTTTGGCGATTGCGGAATTCCCGTTTGCAATCAGCTGA
- a CDS encoding sulfurtransferase/chromate resistance protein, whose protein sequence is MAAPNEITPLQLLRLIGVPNAPVLADISIDEDFAADPYLIPGSFRHPHTDIEGLKTRLEGRRCVVICQKGIKLSQGLAAWLRNDGIEAEYLQGGMHGWRDLKGAPRLPFSALPAPAGGSTLWVTRHRPKIDRIACPWLIRRFVDPDARFLFVSPSEVAGVADRFGATPFDVEDVFWSHRGELCTFDTMLDEFGLRTPALDTLSRVVRGADTNRHDLAPEAAGLLALSVGLSRQFKDDHQQLEAGMTLYDALYRWARDGQGEGHDWPADRRA, encoded by the coding sequence ATGGCTGCCCCGAATGAAATTACCCCTCTCCAGTTGTTGCGTCTGATTGGCGTGCCGAATGCGCCGGTGCTGGCGGATATCAGCATTGACGAAGACTTTGCTGCCGATCCCTATCTGATCCCCGGCTCCTTCCGGCATCCGCACACGGATATCGAAGGCCTCAAAACCCGCCTTGAGGGTCGGCGCTGCGTTGTGATCTGCCAGAAAGGCATCAAGCTGTCGCAAGGGCTGGCGGCCTGGCTGCGAAATGACGGGATCGAAGCGGAGTACCTGCAAGGCGGCATGCATGGCTGGCGCGACCTGAAGGGGGCGCCGCGCCTGCCCTTCAGCGCCCTGCCTGCACCGGCGGGCGGCAGCACTCTGTGGGTGACCCGGCACCGTCCCAAGATCGACCGCATTGCCTGCCCCTGGCTGATCCGCCGCTTTGTGGATCCTGACGCCCGCTTTCTGTTTGTGTCGCCCTCAGAGGTCGCGGGAGTTGCGGACCGCTTCGGCGCCACGCCTTTTGATGTCGAGGATGTGTTCTGGTCGCACCGCGGGGAACTCTGCACCTTTGACACCATGCTGGATGAGTTCGGCCTCAGAACCCCGGCGCTTGACACCCTGTCCCGGGTTGTGAGAGGCGCCGACACCAACCGGCACGATCTGGCACCCGAGGCGGCAGGGCTTCTGGCCCTTTCGGTGGGGCTGTCGCGCCAGTTCAAGGACGACCATCAGCAGCTTGAGGCAGGCATGACCCTTTATGACGCGCTGTACCGCTGGGCCCGTGACGGCCAGGGCGAAGGCCACGACTGGCCCGCGGACCGCAGGGCATGA
- a CDS encoding nuclear transport factor 2 family protein, which translates to MSQRRAAPAHSQPMQAAECMPAMAAPFDPAGTDRMPLTRLLHYWFEEVWCKGNLAAVAEVMTADTLITGAVSALAEPECDYGEVVAALRNLLGPITVTFTHAMETRDWVSVRLLASTSDPRNGTPFEISGQVMARVAEGRISELHSNMDYFRMFEQLGQLPPEALAICMTGERLK; encoded by the coding sequence ATGTCCCAGCGCCGGGCCGCGCCAGCGCACAGCCAGCCGATGCAGGCTGCGGAATGCATGCCCGCCATGGCGGCCCCGTTTGATCCGGCCGGCACTGACCGCATGCCGCTGACCCGGCTGCTGCACTACTGGTTCGAGGAGGTCTGGTGCAAAGGCAATCTGGCCGCCGTTGCCGAGGTGATGACCGCGGATACGCTGATTACCGGCGCAGTCTCTGCCCTCGCCGAGCCGGAATGCGACTATGGCGAGGTGGTCGCGGCGCTGCGCAACCTTCTGGGCCCGATCACTGTCACTTTTACACATGCAATGGAAACCCGGGACTGGGTGTCTGTCCGGCTGCTGGCCAGCACCAGCGATCCCAGGAACGGCACGCCCTTTGAGATTTCCGGCCAGGTCATGGCGCGCGTGGCAGAGGGCAGGATTTCCGAACTGCACTCCAACATGGATTACTTCCGGATGTTCGAGCAGCTGGGCCAGCTGCCGCCGGAGGCGCTGGCCATCTGCATGACCGGCGAGCGGCTGAAGTAG
- a CDS encoding aspartate aminotransferase translates to MVKPGSALSPDIWLRDIFACKAVQNGQVLRRKTRDIERYAGMDAFLAEVRARGFQAVLNREQIVVFCNSAPIRKLV, encoded by the coding sequence ATGGTCAAACCCGGCTCCGCCCTGTCTCCTGATATCTGGCTGCGCGATATCTTCGCCTGCAAGGCGGTTCAGAACGGCCAAGTGCTGCGCCGCAAAACCCGCGATATCGAGCGGTATGCCGGGATGGATGCCTTTCTGGCCGAAGTCCGCGCCCGCGGGTTTCAGGCGGTGCTGAACCGCGAGCAGATTGTCGTGTTTTGCAACAGCGCTCCGATCCGCAAACTGGTGTAG
- a CDS encoding FadR/GntR family transcriptional regulator: MKIDPNSSADLSVQIAQAIKDAIISGALIVDERLPSESELSDQFQVSRSTVREALKRLAAQSLIRTQRGASGGAFVNRLSFEDAYSQQITTSTLLLSMNAVSFDTACEARYALERACAPLSAERRSADHLATMRAEIFRQGQPGLTDVAFCASDVAFHRALVDGAGNPVLSYQLAGAVEAMQPLMNMITFTARDREAITGLHSRIADAIEAGDGSAAVSRLQDLEGETRKLASDVFAARAQK, encoded by the coding sequence ATGAAGATTGATCCCAATAGTTCCGCCGACCTCTCGGTTCAGATAGCCCAGGCGATCAAGGACGCCATCATTTCCGGTGCGCTGATTGTCGATGAGCGCCTGCCGTCCGAGAGCGAACTGTCCGATCAGTTTCAGGTCTCCCGCTCCACCGTCCGGGAAGCGCTGAAACGGCTGGCCGCGCAATCTCTGATCCGAACTCAGCGCGGCGCGTCGGGGGGGGCATTTGTCAATCGCTTGAGCTTTGAAGACGCCTATTCGCAGCAGATCACCACCTCGACGCTGCTGCTCAGCATGAACGCGGTGAGCTTTGATACCGCCTGCGAGGCGCGCTATGCGCTGGAGCGCGCCTGTGCACCCTTGTCGGCGGAGCGGCGCAGCGCCGATCACCTGGCCACCATGCGGGCGGAGATTTTCCGCCAGGGCCAGCCCGGGCTGACCGACGTGGCGTTTTGCGCCTCCGACGTGGCCTTTCACCGGGCACTGGTGGATGGGGCTGGCAATCCGGTGCTGTCCTATCAGCTGGCCGGCGCGGTGGAAGCGATGCAGCCCCTGATGAACATGATCACCTTTACCGCCCGCGACCGCGAAGCGATCACCGGCCTGCATTCCCGCATTGCCGACGCCATCGAGGCCGGCGACGGCAGTGCAGCCGTATCCCGCTTGCAGGATCTGGAAGGCGAAACCCGCAAGCTGGCCTCCGATGTTTTCGCGGCACGGGCGCAGAAGTAA
- a CDS encoding DUF2182 domain-containing protein produces the protein MLRSSMRNVLWLGFFAAILASWWSLYSMSTGMGLDLIGRPGPVAEAMRSMDPRMDMDMPMASFGPVFAMWAVMMAAMMLPTMVPALRSYDDLIASANGTRAGWLGLLLGYLLVWILFAAVIAGLQLVLLFAGMVDMLGIAKSRFFAAGLLIGVGVFQFTRAKELCHGVCHSPMTYFLTRWRTGFGGGLRMGLGLGVFCAGCCWGFMALGFAGGVMSLLWMGLATFFMVLEKLPQIGHLIMKPLGGALAAAGIIVIAYPVFVGG, from the coding sequence ATGCTCAGATCATCCATGCGCAACGTTCTGTGGCTTGGTTTCTTTGCGGCCATTCTGGCGTCCTGGTGGAGTTTGTATTCCATGAGCACCGGCATGGGGCTGGACCTGATCGGCCGTCCCGGCCCGGTGGCCGAGGCCATGCGCAGCATGGATCCGCGCATGGACATGGATATGCCGATGGCCTCTTTTGGTCCGGTTTTTGCCATGTGGGCGGTCATGATGGCAGCAATGATGCTGCCAACCATGGTGCCAGCCCTGCGCAGCTACGATGATCTGATCGCCAGCGCCAACGGCACCCGTGCCGGCTGGCTCGGCTTGCTGCTGGGGTATCTGCTGGTCTGGATCCTGTTTGCAGCGGTCATTGCCGGGCTGCAGCTGGTGCTGCTGTTCGCCGGGATGGTCGACATGCTCGGCATCGCCAAGTCCCGGTTCTTTGCCGCCGGGCTGCTGATTGGCGTCGGAGTGTTCCAGTTCACCCGTGCCAAGGAACTGTGCCACGGCGTCTGCCACAGCCCGATGACCTATTTCCTGACCCGCTGGAGAACCGGGTTCGGCGGCGGTCTGCGGATGGGGCTGGGACTTGGCGTCTTTTGCGCCGGCTGCTGCTGGGGTTTCATGGCGCTGGGCTTTGCCGGCGGCGTCATGAGCCTGCTGTGGATGGGGCTGGCCACATTTTTCATGGTGCTCGAAAAACTGCCGCAGATCGGCCACCTGATCATGAAACCGCTGGGAGGCGCGCTTGCCGCCGCAGGGATCATTGTGATCGCCTACCCGGTCTTTGTCGGAGGATAA
- a CDS encoding DUF1326 domain-containing protein has protein sequence MASYQRPQVTPADWAVKGELFLNCSCEVFCPCVVSLGAHPPTEGHCHAWMGIAIEEGHFEGESLSGLNVGLLVDIPGRMGEGNWKVAAYVDDNASDKAYEGLLQIFSGQAGGTTGLFTMLVSEIIGAERTEVLIERDGRRRVIRIGRKIQGEIEMIEGASEDHPVMITNSKYWMGPDIIAAKGLKSRVRDFGRVWDFGGKSAEICPIDWSGSK, from the coding sequence ATGGCATCTTATCAGCGTCCGCAGGTCACGCCTGCTGATTGGGCGGTCAAGGGCGAGCTGTTCCTGAACTGCTCCTGCGAAGTGTTCTGCCCCTGCGTTGTGTCGCTGGGCGCGCACCCGCCGACCGAAGGCCATTGCCACGCCTGGATGGGCATCGCGATCGAGGAAGGCCATTTCGAAGGCGAGAGCCTGTCCGGCCTGAACGTCGGCCTGCTGGTGGATATCCCGGGCCGGATGGGGGAAGGCAACTGGAAGGTTGCGGCCTATGTGGACGACAACGCTTCGGACAAGGCTTACGAAGGCCTGCTGCAGATCTTCAGCGGCCAGGCGGGCGGCACCACCGGTCTGTTCACCATGCTGGTGAGCGAGATCATCGGCGCCGAGCGCACCGAGGTCCTGATCGAGCGCGACGGCCGGCGCCGGGTGATCAGGATCGGCCGCAAGATCCAGGGGGAGATCGAGATGATCGAGGGCGCCAGCGAGGATCACCCGGTGATGATCACCAATTCGAAATACTGGATGGGGCCGGACATCATTGCGGCGAAGGGGCTCAAGTCCCGTGTGCGCGACTTCGGCCGGGTCTGGGATTTCGGCGGCAAATCCGCTGAAATCTGCCCGATCGACTGGTCCGGCTCCAAGTAA
- a CDS encoding dimethylsulfoniopropionate demethylase — protein MANIFPSRRIRRTPFSKGVEAAGVKGYTVYNHMLLATVFDSLEYDCAHLKQHVQVWDVSCERQVSIKGPDALRLMKLISPRDMDRMADDQCYYVPAVDQNGGMLNDPVAVKLAADHYWLSLADGDLLQFVLGIAIAKGFDAEIAEPDVSPLAVQGPKADDLMARVFGDAVRDIRFFRYKRLAFEGVELVVARSGWSKQGGFEIYVEGSDLGMPLWDALFAAGEDMHVRAGCPNAIERVESGLLSYGNDMTRDNTPYECGLGKFCNSPEDYIGRAALAEQAANGPSRQIRPLEIGGEIPPCQDAWPLYADGRQVGQAGSAVFSPEFGVNAAIGMVDRSHWAPGTVMEVETPAGMRPATVQERFWR, from the coding sequence ATGGCGAATATCTTTCCGTCCCGCCGCATCCGGCGCACGCCCTTTTCCAAGGGTGTCGAGGCCGCAGGCGTCAAGGGATACACCGTCTATAACCACATGCTGCTGGCAACGGTGTTTGACAGCCTGGAATATGACTGCGCACACCTCAAGCAGCATGTGCAGGTCTGGGATGTGTCCTGCGAACGGCAGGTCAGCATCAAGGGGCCGGATGCGCTGCGGCTGATGAAGCTGATCAGTCCGCGCGACATGGACCGGATGGCGGACGATCAGTGTTATTATGTGCCTGCGGTGGATCAAAACGGCGGCATGCTGAATGACCCGGTTGCGGTCAAGCTGGCAGCGGATCACTACTGGCTGTCGCTGGCCGATGGCGATCTGCTGCAGTTCGTGCTCGGCATTGCCATCGCCAAGGGCTTTGATGCCGAGATCGCAGAACCGGACGTCTCGCCGCTGGCGGTGCAGGGGCCGAAAGCGGACGATCTGATGGCGCGGGTGTTCGGCGATGCGGTGCGGGATATCCGCTTCTTCCGCTACAAGCGGCTGGCCTTTGAGGGCGTGGAACTGGTGGTCGCCCGCTCCGGTTGGTCCAAGCAGGGGGGCTTCGAGATCTATGTTGAAGGGTCGGATCTTGGCATGCCGCTGTGGGATGCGCTGTTTGCTGCCGGCGAAGACATGCATGTGCGGGCAGGCTGCCCGAACGCCATTGAGCGCGTCGAAAGCGGGCTGCTCAGCTACGGCAATGACATGACCCGCGACAACACGCCTTATGAATGCGGTCTGGGCAAGTTCTGCAACTCGCCCGAGGACTACATCGGCAGGGCAGCACTGGCGGAACAGGCGGCAAACGGGCCGTCCCGCCAGATCCGCCCGCTGGAGATCGGCGGAGAGATCCCGCCGTGCCAGGACGCCTGGCCGCTCTACGCGGATGGGCGCCAGGTGGGACAAGCCGGCTCAGCGGTGTTTTCGCCTGAGTTCGGGGTGAACGCGGCAATCGGAATGGTGGACCGGTCCCATTGGGCGCCCGGCACCGTGATGGAAGTGGAGACGCCGGCAGGGATGCGGCCCGCAACGGTGCAGGAGCGGTTCTGGCGCTGA
- the acuI gene encoding acryloyl-CoA reductase, producing the protein MFNALVVNKDEDSGKTSAAVEQISLDQLPEGEVTVAVDYSTVNYKDGLCIGPGGGLVRKYPHVPGIDFAGTVEASSDDRYKPGDMVVLTGWRVGEAHWGGYAQKANVRADWLVPLPEGLDTRQAMAVGTAGFTAMLAVMALEDHGLEPGHGPVLVTGAAGGVGSVATAILANLGYEVAGVTGRPETADYLKSLGATRIVPREEINETTKRPLESENWAGCVDAVGGAMLARVLGQMKYGASVAAVGLAGGAGLPATVIPFLLRGVNLLGIDSVMQPYDNRLRAWQRIARDLPMQKLEAMIQPAALGDLPRLGADILKGQVKGRVVVDVNG; encoded by the coding sequence ATGTTCAATGCATTGGTCGTGAACAAGGACGAGGACAGCGGCAAGACCTCCGCCGCAGTGGAGCAGATCAGCCTGGATCAGCTGCCCGAGGGCGAGGTGACCGTGGCCGTGGACTATTCCACCGTGAACTACAAGGACGGGTTGTGCATCGGGCCGGGCGGCGGGCTGGTGCGCAAGTATCCGCATGTGCCGGGGATCGATTTTGCCGGCACGGTCGAGGCCTCCTCGGATGACCGCTACAAGCCCGGCGACATGGTGGTGCTGACCGGCTGGCGCGTCGGCGAGGCCCATTGGGGCGGCTATGCGCAAAAGGCCAATGTGCGCGCCGACTGGCTGGTGCCGCTGCCCGAGGGGCTGGATACCCGCCAGGCAATGGCGGTCGGCACCGCCGGTTTCACCGCAATGCTGGCGGTGATGGCGCTGGAGGACCACGGGCTGGAACCCGGCCACGGGCCGGTTCTGGTGACAGGCGCTGCTGGCGGCGTCGGCTCGGTGGCCACCGCGATCCTGGCCAATCTCGGCTATGAGGTGGCCGGGGTGACCGGCCGCCCGGAAACCGCGGACTATCTGAAATCGCTCGGCGCCACCCGGATTGTGCCCCGCGAAGAGATCAACGAGACCACCAAGCGGCCGCTGGAAAGCGAAAACTGGGCCGGCTGCGTGGATGCCGTTGGCGGCGCCATGCTGGCGCGGGTGCTGGGGCAGATGAAGTACGGCGCCTCGGTTGCGGCCGTCGGCCTTGCCGGCGGCGCCGGGCTGCCGGCCACCGTCATCCCGTTCCTCTTGCGCGGTGTGAACCTGTTGGGCATCGACTCGGTGATGCAGCCCTATGACAACCGTCTCCGCGCCTGGCAGCGGATTGCCAGGGATCTGCCGATGCAGAAGCTGGAGGCGATGATCCAGCCCGCGGCGCTCGGCGACCTGCCGCGGCTGGGGGCGGATATTCTCAAGGGCCAGGTCAAGGGCCGGGTTGTGGTCGATGTGAACGGCTGA
- a CDS encoding BCCT family transporter translates to MTTESNEPEADYEVGQDNIQVMGLDVHNPVFAISALTIVAFVVVSLVFKEQAAAFFGWLRPALTSKFDWVFMISTNIFVLFSLFLVVSPYGSIRLGGSDARPDYSYAGWFAMLFAAGMGIGLVFWGVAEPISHFGASLGGTAAGGDGVRTDWAPLGAAAGDDAAAQRLAMAATIFHWGLHPWAVYAVVALALAFFSFNRGLPLTMRSVFFPLFGNATWGVLGHIIDVLAVFATIFGLATSLGLGATQALAGLNYLFGVPVTDGMKVFLIVAITLFALISVVAGLEKGVKRLSEANMILAAALLLLVLIVGPTVAILSGFFTNLADYVVTLPQLANWVGREDTNFLQGWTTFYWAWWISWSPFVGMFIARISRGRTVREFVTCVLLIPTVVGALWMSVFGGAALDLVAGETGQALQEAALELKMFKMFETFPLTGILSFVGIILVVVFFVTSSDSGSLVIDTITAGGKTDAPTAQRVFWCILEGAIAIVLLLGGGLGALQAAAIATGFPFAIVLVLMCVSVFIGLARERRGD, encoded by the coding sequence ATGACTACAGAATCCAACGAACCCGAGGCGGACTATGAGGTCGGCCAGGACAATATCCAGGTGATGGGCCTGGACGTCCACAATCCTGTCTTTGCAATCTCGGCGCTGACCATCGTTGCCTTTGTGGTCGTATCCTTGGTGTTCAAGGAGCAGGCAGCGGCGTTCTTTGGCTGGCTGCGTCCGGCGCTGACCAGCAAATTCGACTGGGTCTTCATGATCTCGACCAACATCTTTGTGCTGTTCTCGCTGTTCCTGGTGGTTTCGCCCTATGGCTCGATCCGCCTGGGCGGCAGCGATGCGCGGCCGGACTATTCCTATGCCGGCTGGTTTGCGATGCTGTTTGCCGCCGGCATGGGCATTGGCCTGGTGTTCTGGGGCGTCGCTGAGCCGATTTCGCATTTCGGCGCATCGCTGGGCGGCACCGCTGCCGGCGGGGATGGGGTGCGCACTGACTGGGCGCCCTTGGGGGCCGCCGCGGGCGATGATGCCGCCGCGCAGAGACTGGCAATGGCCGCGACGATCTTCCACTGGGGCCTGCATCCCTGGGCGGTCTATGCGGTGGTGGCACTGGCGCTGGCTTTCTTCTCCTTCAACCGCGGCCTGCCGCTGACCATGCGCTCGGTGTTCTTTCCGCTGTTCGGCAATGCGACTTGGGGCGTGCTGGGGCATATCATTGACGTGCTGGCGGTCTTTGCCACTATCTTTGGCCTGGCAACCTCGCTGGGCCTGGGCGCGACCCAGGCGCTGGCAGGTCTGAACTATCTGTTCGGAGTGCCCGTCACCGACGGCATGAAGGTGTTCCTGATCGTTGCCATCACCCTGTTTGCGCTGATCTCGGTTGTGGCCGGGCTGGAAAAGGGCGTGAAGCGCCTGTCCGAGGCCAACATGATTCTGGCCGCCGCCTTGCTGCTTCTGGTGCTGATCGTTGGCCCGACTGTGGCGATCCTGTCCGGCTTCTTCACCAATCTTGCCGATTATGTGGTGACCCTGCCGCAGCTGGCCAACTGGGTGGGCCGCGAGGACACCAACTTTCTGCAGGGCTGGACCACATTCTACTGGGCCTGGTGGATTTCCTGGTCGCCCTTTGTCGGCATGTTCATTGCCCGCATTTCCCGCGGCCGCACCGTGCGCGAATTCGTGACCTGCGTGCTGCTGATCCCGACCGTTGTCGGCGCCCTGTGGATGAGTGTCTTTGGCGGCGCGGCGCTGGATCTGGTGGCAGGAGAAACCGGCCAGGCGCTGCAGGAGGCGGCGCTGGAGCTGAAGATGTTCAAGATGTTCGAGACTTTTCCGCTGACCGGCATCCTGTCCTTTGTCGGCATTATCCTGGTGGTGGTCTTCTTCGTCACCTCCTCGGACTCCGGCTCGCTGGTGATCGACACCATCACCGCAGGCGGCAAGACCGATGCGCCGACTGCACAGCGTGTGTTCTGGTGCATCCTCGAAGGTGCCATTGCCATCGTTCTGCTGCTGGGCGGCGGCCTGGGGGCGCTGCAGGCGGCGGCGATTGCCACCGGCTTCCCGTTTGCCATCGTGCTGGTGCTGATGTGTGTGTCGGTCTTCATCGGCCTGGCCCGGGAACGGCGCGGCGACTGA
- a CDS encoding VOC family protein encodes MAFTPKDFLVWGELPVSDLDAAVTFYSKVTGASLSIDTSGPNPIAMFKPADEAAGIALHLYPGRPAGDGRGPTLHLTAEGELEDVMERITDAGGKVVSETIAIPPGRFFYATDPDGNSLGFFKYNS; translated from the coding sequence ATGGCCTTTACTCCCAAGGATTTCCTGGTCTGGGGCGAGCTGCCGGTCAGCGACCTGGACGCGGCAGTGACGTTTTACTCCAAGGTCACCGGAGCCAGTTTGAGCATCGACACCAGCGGCCCCAACCCGATCGCGATGTTCAAACCCGCGGATGAGGCGGCAGGCATCGCGCTGCACCTCTACCCCGGCAGGCCCGCGGGCGACGGCCGCGGCCCGACCCTGCACCTGACCGCAGAAGGCGAACTGGAGGATGTGATGGAACGGATCACGGATGCCGGCGGCAAGGTGGTCTCGGAAACCATCGCCATCCCGCCCGGGCGGTTCTTCTATGCCACCGATCCGGACGGCAATTCACTGGGTTTCTTCAAATACAACAGCTGA